A window from Drosophila nasuta strain 15112-1781.00 chromosome 3, ASM2355853v1, whole genome shotgun sequence encodes these proteins:
- the LOC132790731 gene encoding proteoglycan 4-like isoform X1: MADDKDKDKDKKAEEKKRPGSLAENAATGYGLEGHVATQQDPRVSELRRAEDKTQQKKTESKRSESKMELKPESKPESKQSSPPRTPSHGTPPMIATPTGSRRPDEKSSRLVVQEPPPPATPPTDETPPRKSSLKSESVSPTPPPPPPPPPPTPKTPAERVQSETPSPPPPPPPPTPKTPAEQLQPETPPPSPPPPPEPKIPAEQLQPATAPLPPPPPPLPPPVPIAVPVETKSKKEAGVNKTTNTDISFDPSKEFACKTTNTAGKMYSEDEEEAKPVEPVQPVAAPPPKPPHPSKLDLDDIFAFAVALVRKAGDFALASNHAKDRLSYTTKEHERDLNTSTDNDIEAMMIKEINEKYPNHKIIAEEEVSRSETGQVTLTTEPTWIIDPIDGTMNFVHHFPYYCISVALLVDKATAFGIIFNPALQEFYTARKFQGARLNDEPIHTSGQMELKDAMILQEYSSGVDECRTNAALQNASRLIKKAHALRSIGSSAMGLAMVASGVADAFYFFGLHVWDMAAGNLLVSEAGGTVMDPSGGPVDLMSRRVLAAATQPLADQLSAELTQNYPKPRDDESRVVPPTEPATKDFNEQTQFSDSSLSLSSSEPSRK, from the exons ATGGCCGATGACAAGGACAAGGACAAGGACAAAAAAGCAGAGGAAAAAAAGCGACCCGGTTCGTTAGCAGAAAATGCAGCAACTGGCTATGGCCTCGAGGGTCATGTAGCCACACAACAAGATCCGCGAGTCAGTGAACTGCGTCGAGCCGAagacaaaacacaacaaaagaaaaccgaaTCGAAGAGGTCGGAATCGAAGATGGAATTGAAACCGGAATCGAAACCGGAATCGAAACAATCGTCTCCTCCTCGAACACCGAGTCACGGTACACCTCCTATGATAGCGACTCCAACGGGTTCACGCCGCCCCGATGAAAAGTCTTCCCGATTGGTGGTACAAGAGCCACCTCCGCCTGCAACTCCGCCTACAGATGAGACTCCTCCGCGTAAGTCGTCATTGAAGAGTGAGTCTGTCTCGCCCACTCCACCGCCTcctccaccaccaccaccaccaacaccTAAAACACCCGCTGAGCGAGTACAATCCGAAACACCATCACCTcctccaccaccgccaccgccaacaCCCAAAACACCCGCTGAACAACTACAACCCGAGACACCACCTCCTtcaccaccgccaccgccagaACCCAAAATACCCGCTGAGCAACTACAACCCGCAACAGCACCTCttccaccaccgccaccgcctctACCACCGCCAGTTCCTATTGCAGTTCCTGTcgaaacaaaaagcaaaaaggaagCTGGTGTCAATAAAACTACCAACACCGACATTAGCTTCGATCCGTCGAAAGAATTCGCCTGCAAGACTACAAATACTGCGGGTAAAATGTACTCCGAGGACGAGGAGGAAGCCAAGCCTGTCGAGCCCGTCCAGCCCGTTGCAGCGCCGCCACCAAAGCCGCCTCACCCATCGAAACTTGACTTGGACGATATCTTTGCCTTTGCCGTTGCATTGGTACGCAAAGCTGGCGACTTTGCCCTTGCGTCGAACCACGCCAAGGATAGATTGTCATATACTACAAAGGAGCATGAGCGAGATCTCAATACGAGCACTGACAACGATATAGAGGCCATGATGATCAAGGAAATCAACGAGAAGTATCCGAATCACAA AATTATTGCTGAGGAGGAAGTTTCCAGATCCGAGACGGGTCAGGTGACGCTAACCACTGAACCAACCTGGATTATTGATCCCATCGATGGCACCATGAACTTTGTGCATCATTTTCCCTACTATTGCATTTCGGTGGCGTTGCTCGTGGACAAGGCAACGGCCTTTGGCATTATCTTTAATCCGGCACTGCAAGAATTTTATACGGCACGCAAGTTCCAAGGCGCCAGACTAAATGATGAACCGATACACACCAGCGGACAGATGGAACTCAAGGATGCCATGATACTGCAGGAGTACAGCTCGGGCGTGGATGAATGTCGCACCAATGCAGCTTTGCAGAACGCCAGTCGCCTCATCAAGAAGGCCCACGC ATTACGTTCGATTGGTTCCTCAGCCATGGGTCTAGCTATGGTTGCTTCGGGCGTCGCAGATGCTTTCTATTTCTTTGGCCTGCACGTCTGGGACATGGCTGCGGGCAATTTGTTGGTCTCCGAGGCTGGCGGCACTGTCATGGATCCCTCGGGAGGTCCTGTGGATCTTATGTCTAGACGTGTTCTAGCTGCAGCTACGCAACCACTGGCCGATCAGTTATCCGCCGAGTTGACCCAAAACTATCCAAAGCCAAGGGATGATGAAAGCAGAGTAGTGCCGCCTACCGAACCTGCTACGAAGGATTTCAATGAGCAGACTCAATTTTCCGATTCCAGTCTTTCGCTAAGCTCCTCTGAACCCTCAAGAAAATGA
- the LOC132794142 gene encoding inositol monophosphatase 1, whose product MADSVDLGKCFEIINNLTTEAGRLIARNNETRQEFVCKSGDIDLVTQTDQDVEKLIMNGIRQHFPDHKFIGEEESSTGNGVNKLTDAPTWIIDPVDGTMNFVHAFPHSCISVGLKVNKVTEIGIIYNPMLEQRFTARRGQGAYYNGRRIQASGQREIGKALVVSEFGTTRDEQKLQLVNENFAKMARKVHGLRALGSAALNMAMVALGAADVNYEFGIHAWDVCAGDLIVREAGGVVIDPAGGEFDIMSRRVLAAATPELAQDIAKELTQYYPQPRDD is encoded by the exons ATGGCGGACAGTGTGGATCTGGGCAAGTGCTTTGAAATAATCAACAACTTGACCACAGAAGCAGGCAGA CTGATAGCACGCAACAATGAGACGCGTCAAGAGTTTGTGTGCAAATCGGGCGACATTGATTTGGTCACCCAAACCGATCAAGATGTGGAGAAGCTGATTATGAATGGGATACGCCAGCACTTTCCAGATCACAA ATTCATTGGCGAGGAGGAGAGCAGCACAGGCAACGGAGTCAACAAGTTGACGGATGCACCCACTTGGATCATTGATCCAGTGGATGGCACCATGAATTTTGTGCACGCCTTTCCCCACTCTTGCATCTCGGTGGGCCTCAAGGTGAACAAGGTCACCGAAATTGGCATCATCTACAATCCGATGCTGGAGCAACGTTTCACGGCCCGTCGTGGCCAGGGCGCCTACTACAACGGAAGGCGTATACAGGCCAGCGGACAGCGTGAGATCGGCAAGGCGCTGGTCGTCAGCGAATTTGGCACCACACGCGATGAGCAGAAGCTGCAATTGGTCAATGAAAATTTCGCCAAAATGGCTCGCAAGGTGCATGG GCTGCGTGCTCTGGGCTCGGCTGCCTTGAACATGGCCATGGTGGCCTTGGGCGCTGCGGATGTGAACTACGAGTTTGGCATTCATGCGTGGGACGTTTGTGCCGGTGACTTGATTGTGCGGGAGGCGGGCGGTGTGGTGATTGATCCAGCTGGCGGCGAGTTTGACATCATGTCGAGACGTGTGCTTGCAGCAGCGACGCCAGAGTTGGCCCAGGACATCGCCAAGGAGCTGACGCAATATTATCCCCAGCCACGGGACGATTAA
- the LOC132790731 gene encoding inositol monophosphatase 1-like isoform X2 — protein sequence MADDKDKDKDKKAEEKKRPGSLAENAATGYGLEGHVATQQDPRVSELRRAEDKTQQKKTESKRSESKMELKPESKPESKQSSPPRTPSHGTPPMIATPTGSRRPDEKSSRLVVQEPPPPATPPTDETPPLPVETKSKKEAGVNKTTNTDISFDPSKEFACKTTNTAGKMYSEDEEEAKPVEPVQPVAAPPPKPPHPSKLDLDDIFAFAVALVRKAGDFALASNHAKDRLSYTTKEHERDLNTSTDNDIEAMMIKEINEKYPNHKIIAEEEVSRSETGQVTLTTEPTWIIDPIDGTMNFVHHFPYYCISVALLVDKATAFGIIFNPALQEFYTARKFQGARLNDEPIHTSGQMELKDAMILQEYSSGVDECRTNAALQNASRLIKKAHALRSIGSSAMGLAMVASGVADAFYFFGLHVWDMAAGNLLVSEAGGTVMDPSGGPVDLMSRRVLAAATQPLADQLSAELTQNYPKPRDDESRVVPPTEPATKDFNEQTQFSDSSLSLSSSEPSRK from the exons ATGGCCGATGACAAGGACAAGGACAAGGACAAAAAAGCAGAGGAAAAAAAGCGACCCGGTTCGTTAGCAGAAAATGCAGCAACTGGCTATGGCCTCGAGGGTCATGTAGCCACACAACAAGATCCGCGAGTCAGTGAACTGCGTCGAGCCGAagacaaaacacaacaaaagaaaaccgaaTCGAAGAGGTCGGAATCGAAGATGGAATTGAAACCGGAATCGAAACCGGAATCGAAACAATCGTCTCCTCCTCGAACACCGAGTCACGGTACACCTCCTATGATAGCGACTCCAACGGGTTCACGCCGCCCCGATGAAAAGTCTTCCCGATTGGTGGTACAAGAGCCACCTCCGCCTGCAACTCCGCCTACAGATGAGACTCCTCCGC TTCCTGTcgaaacaaaaagcaaaaaggaagCTGGTGTCAATAAAACTACCAACACCGACATTAGCTTCGATCCGTCGAAAGAATTCGCCTGCAAGACTACAAATACTGCGGGTAAAATGTACTCCGAGGACGAGGAGGAAGCCAAGCCTGTCGAGCCCGTCCAGCCCGTTGCAGCGCCGCCACCAAAGCCGCCTCACCCATCGAAACTTGACTTGGACGATATCTTTGCCTTTGCCGTTGCATTGGTACGCAAAGCTGGCGACTTTGCCCTTGCGTCGAACCACGCCAAGGATAGATTGTCATATACTACAAAGGAGCATGAGCGAGATCTCAATACGAGCACTGACAACGATATAGAGGCCATGATGATCAAGGAAATCAACGAGAAGTATCCGAATCACAA AATTATTGCTGAGGAGGAAGTTTCCAGATCCGAGACGGGTCAGGTGACGCTAACCACTGAACCAACCTGGATTATTGATCCCATCGATGGCACCATGAACTTTGTGCATCATTTTCCCTACTATTGCATTTCGGTGGCGTTGCTCGTGGACAAGGCAACGGCCTTTGGCATTATCTTTAATCCGGCACTGCAAGAATTTTATACGGCACGCAAGTTCCAAGGCGCCAGACTAAATGATGAACCGATACACACCAGCGGACAGATGGAACTCAAGGATGCCATGATACTGCAGGAGTACAGCTCGGGCGTGGATGAATGTCGCACCAATGCAGCTTTGCAGAACGCCAGTCGCCTCATCAAGAAGGCCCACGC ATTACGTTCGATTGGTTCCTCAGCCATGGGTCTAGCTATGGTTGCTTCGGGCGTCGCAGATGCTTTCTATTTCTTTGGCCTGCACGTCTGGGACATGGCTGCGGGCAATTTGTTGGTCTCCGAGGCTGGCGGCACTGTCATGGATCCCTCGGGAGGTCCTGTGGATCTTATGTCTAGACGTGTTCTAGCTGCAGCTACGCAACCACTGGCCGATCAGTTATCCGCCGAGTTGACCCAAAACTATCCAAAGCCAAGGGATGATGAAAGCAGAGTAGTGCCGCCTACCGAACCTGCTACGAAGGATTTCAATGAGCAGACTCAATTTTCCGATTCCAGTCTTTCGCTAAGCTCCTCTGAACCCTCAAGAAAATGA